From Myotis daubentonii chromosome 15, mMyoDau2.1, whole genome shotgun sequence, one genomic window encodes:
- the IRF3 gene encoding interferon regulatory factor 3 isoform X3 has protein sequence MTRKSFSFQEICSKRSSTALPIVSRPDMGSQKPRILPWLVSQLDEGQLEGVAWLDQSRRRFRIPWKHGLRQDAQQEDFGIFQAWAEASGAYIPGRDRPDLPTWKRNFRSALNRKEVLRLAEDRSKDPHDPHKIYEFVNSAVGDFPETSPDTDGRFSTSDTQEDILEELLNEMALGSVPDEGASSLAVAPEYPPQLLLSPNLDIPAPYPNPAPPENPLKQLLMPQDDWEFEVTAFYRGRQVFQQTVFCPRGLRLVGSEGGDRTLPGQPITLPDPGAFLADRAAKDYVSRVLSGLGGGLALWRQGQRLCAQRLGPCHTYWAVGEELLPDSGRGPDGEVPKETEGSVFNLGPFVADLIAFINGSGRSPRYTFWFCIAEPWPQHQPWTKKLVMVKVVPTCLRALLEMARVGGASSLENTVDLHISNSQPLSLTSEQYKAYLQDLVEDMDF, from the exons ATGACGAGAAAGTCGTTTTCATTTCAAGAAATCTGCAGCAAACGGAGCTCCACCGCC CTGCCCATTGTTAGCAGGCCCGACATGGGATCCCAAAAGCCTCGGatcctgccttggctggtgtctCAGCTGGACGAGGGGCAGCTGGAGGGCGTGGCTTGGCTGGACCAGAGCCGCAGGCGCTTCCGCATCCCCTGGAAGCACGGTTTGCGGCAGGATGCCCAGCAGGAGGACTTCGGCATCTTCCAG gcctgggcagaggccagcGGTGCCTACATTCCTGGGAGAGATAGGCCTGACCTGCCAACCTGGAAGAGGAATTTCAGGTCTGCCCTGAACAGGAAGGAAGTGTTGCGTTTAGCTGAGGACCGGAGCAAGGACCCCCACGACCCGCACAAGATCTATGAGTTTGTGAACTCAG CAGTTGGGGACTTCCCTGAGACTTCTCCGGACACCGATGGCAGATTCAGTACCTCCGACACCCAG gaaGACATTCTGGAGGAGTTACTGAATGAAATGGCCTTGGGCTCAGTTCCAGATGAGGGGGCCTCGAGCCTGGCTGTGGCCCCTGAATACCCCCCTCAGCTCTTGCTGAGCCCCAACTTAGACATTCCTGCTCCCTACCCAAACCCAGCGCCCCCTGAAAACCCACTGAAGCAGCTGTTGATGCCCCAGGACG ACTGGGAGTTCGAGGTGACTGCCTTCTACCGGGGTCGCCAAGTCTTCCAGCAGACGGTCTTCTGCCCGAGGGGCCTGCGGCTGGTGGGGTCAGAAGGAGGGGACAGGACACTCCCCGGGCAGCCGATAACACTGCCAGACCCTGGGGCGTTCCTGGCAGACAGGGCCGCGAAGGACTATGTGAGTCGTGTGCTGAgcggcctgggcgggggactCGCTCTGTGGAGGCAAGGGCAGCGGCTCTGCGCCCAGAGGCTGGGCCCCTGCCACACATACTGGGCTGTGGGCGAGGAGCTTCTCCCCGACAGCGGCCGCGGGCCTGATGGCGAGGTCCCCAAAGAGACGGAAGGAAGCGTGTTCAACCTGGGGCCATTTGTGGCAG ATCTGATTGCCTTCATCAATGGAAGCGGACGCTCACCGCGCTACACCTTCTGGTTCTGCATAGCGGAGCCATGGCCCCAGCACCAGCCGTGGACCAAGAAGCTAGTGATGGTCAAG GTTGTCCCCACGTGCCTCAGGGCTCTGCTGGAAATGGCGCGGGTCGGGGGGGCCTCCTCGCTGGAGAACACCGTGGACCTGCACATTTCCAACAGCCAGCCTCTCTCCCTCACGTCGGAGCAGTACAAGGCCTATCTGCAGGACCTGGTCGAGGACATGGATTTCTAG
- the BCL2L12 gene encoding bcl-2-like protein 12 isoform X5, with amino-acid sequence MAGSEELGLREDTLRVLAAFLNRGEAAGSPIPAPPRSPAPEEPTDFLSRLRRCFPCSLGREAVPPESPRPCSLPLRPCYGSQPGPATPDFYALVAQRLEQLVQEQLRSPPSPELQGPPPTEKEALLRKLVALLEEEAEVINQKEGILATSPVDLNLPLD; translated from the exons ATGGCCGGCTCGGAAGAGCTGGGGCTCCGGGAGGACACGCTGAGGGTCCTAGCTGCCTTCCTTAATCGGGGCGAGGCTGCCGGGTCCCCCATTCCAGCCCCACCCAG GAGCCCTGCCCCGGAGGAGCCAACAGACTTCCTGAGCCGCCTCCGAAGATGCTTTCCTTGCTCTTTGGGTCGAGAAGCAGTTCCCCCTGAGTCCCCCCGGCCTTGCTCCCTGCCCCTTCGCCCCTGCTACGGTTCGCAGCCTG GCCCAGCGACTCCAGACTTCTATGCCCTCGTGGCCCAGCGGCTGGAACAGCTGGTCCAAGAGCAACTGAGATCCCCACCGAGCCCAG AGTTACAGGGTCCCCCACCCACCGAGAAGGAAGCCCTGCTGCGGAAGCTGGTGgccctcctggaggaggaggcagaagtCATCAACCAGAAG GAGGGCATCCTGGCCACCTCCCCCGTGGACTTGAACTTGCCCCTGGACTAG
- the BCL2L12 gene encoding bcl-2-like protein 12 isoform X2 — MAGSEELGLREDTLRVLAAFLNRGEAAGSPIPAPPRPSDSRLLCPRGPAAGTAGPRATEIPTEPRVTGSPTHREGSPAAEAGGPPGGGGRSHQPEAGLGPCPAPQAGPPLRWLLRPPSGAVLQPGGQPLPQPRTPLLAVPRAPAAFPGAPGPPGPGHGAEPARGLVGGHPGWTQRRARAQLHALDPGPGGLGGHPGHLPRGLELAPGLALPQQLLRDGPSGAFLFFSGL, encoded by the exons ATGGCCGGCTCGGAAGAGCTGGGGCTCCGGGAGGACACGCTGAGGGTCCTAGCTGCCTTCCTTAATCGGGGCGAGGCTGCCGGGTCCCCCATTCCAGCCCCACCCAG GCCCAGCGACTCCAGACTTCTATGCCCTCGTGGCCCAGCGGCTGGAACAGCTGGTCCAAGAGCAACTGAGATCCCCACCGAGCCCAG AGTTACAGGGTCCCCCACCCACCGAGAAGGAAGCCCTGCTGCGGAAGCTGGTGgccctcctggaggaggaggcagaagtCATCAACCAGAAG CTGGCCTCGGACCCTGCCCTGCGCCGCAAGCTGGCCCGCCTCTCCGCTGGCTCCTTCGCCCGCCTAGTGGAGCTGTTCTCCAGCCGGGAGGGCAGCCCTTGCCCCAGCCGCGCACGCCCCTCCTTGCGGTGCCCCGGGCCCCCGCCGCCTTCCCCGGAGCCCCTGGCCCGCCTGGCCCTGGCCATGGAGCTGAGCCGGCGCGTGGCCTGGTTGGGGGGCACCCTGGCTGGACTCAGCGTAGAGCACGTGCACAGCTTCACGCCCTGGATCCAGGCCCAGGGGGGCTGG GAGGGCATCCTGGCCACCTCCCCCGTGGACTTGAACTTGCCCCTGGACTAGCTCTTCCCCAGCAGCTGTTACGAGATGGGCCTTCAGGCGCCTTCCTCTTCTTCTCAGGgctgtga
- the BCL2L12 gene encoding bcl-2-like protein 12 isoform X6: MAGSEELGLREDTLRVLAAFLNRGEAAGSPIPAPPRPSDSRLLCPRGPAAGTAGPRATEIPTEPRVTGSPTHREGSPAAEAGGPPGGGGRSHQPEGGHPGHLPRGLELAPGLALPQQLLRDGPSGAFLFFSGL, encoded by the exons ATGGCCGGCTCGGAAGAGCTGGGGCTCCGGGAGGACACGCTGAGGGTCCTAGCTGCCTTCCTTAATCGGGGCGAGGCTGCCGGGTCCCCCATTCCAGCCCCACCCAG GCCCAGCGACTCCAGACTTCTATGCCCTCGTGGCCCAGCGGCTGGAACAGCTGGTCCAAGAGCAACTGAGATCCCCACCGAGCCCAG AGTTACAGGGTCCCCCACCCACCGAGAAGGAAGCCCTGCTGCGGAAGCTGGTGgccctcctggaggaggaggcagaagtCATCAACCAGAAG GAGGGCATCCTGGCCACCTCCCCCGTGGACTTGAACTTGCCCCTGGACTAGCTCTTCCCCAGCAGCTGTTACGAGATGGGCCTTCAGGCGCCTTCCTCTTCTTCTCAGGgctgtga
- the BCL2L12 gene encoding bcl-2-like protein 12 isoform X1, whose amino-acid sequence MAGSEELGLREDTLRVLAAFLNRGEAAGSPIPAPPRSPAPEEPTDFLSRLRRCFPCSLGREAVPPESPRPCSLPLRPCYGSQPGPATPDFYALVAQRLEQLVQEQLRSPPSPELQGPPPTEKEALLRKLVALLEEEAEVINQKLASDPALRRKLARLSAGSFARLVELFSSREGSPCPSRARPSLRCPGPPPPSPEPLARLALAMELSRRVAWLGGTLAGLSVEHVHSFTPWIQAQGGWEGILATSPVDLNLPLD is encoded by the exons ATGGCCGGCTCGGAAGAGCTGGGGCTCCGGGAGGACACGCTGAGGGTCCTAGCTGCCTTCCTTAATCGGGGCGAGGCTGCCGGGTCCCCCATTCCAGCCCCACCCAG GAGCCCTGCCCCGGAGGAGCCAACAGACTTCCTGAGCCGCCTCCGAAGATGCTTTCCTTGCTCTTTGGGTCGAGAAGCAGTTCCCCCTGAGTCCCCCCGGCCTTGCTCCCTGCCCCTTCGCCCCTGCTACGGTTCGCAGCCTG GCCCAGCGACTCCAGACTTCTATGCCCTCGTGGCCCAGCGGCTGGAACAGCTGGTCCAAGAGCAACTGAGATCCCCACCGAGCCCAG AGTTACAGGGTCCCCCACCCACCGAGAAGGAAGCCCTGCTGCGGAAGCTGGTGgccctcctggaggaggaggcagaagtCATCAACCAGAAG CTGGCCTCGGACCCTGCCCTGCGCCGCAAGCTGGCCCGCCTCTCCGCTGGCTCCTTCGCCCGCCTAGTGGAGCTGTTCTCCAGCCGGGAGGGCAGCCCTTGCCCCAGCCGCGCACGCCCCTCCTTGCGGTGCCCCGGGCCCCCGCCGCCTTCCCCGGAGCCCCTGGCCCGCCTGGCCCTGGCCATGGAGCTGAGCCGGCGCGTGGCCTGGTTGGGGGGCACCCTGGCTGGACTCAGCGTAGAGCACGTGCACAGCTTCACGCCCTGGATCCAGGCCCAGGGGGGCTGG GAGGGCATCCTGGCCACCTCCCCCGTGGACTTGAACTTGCCCCTGGACTAG
- the IRF3 gene encoding interferon regulatory factor 3 isoform X2: MTRKSFSFQEICSKRSSTALEGSADGKGWGWGAAPCSRAMGPKARGGPSTLRAPPRPARPDMGSQKPRILPWLVSQLDEGQLEGVAWLDQSRRRFRIPWKHGLRQDAQQEDFGIFQAWAEASGAYIPGRDRPDLPTWKRNFRSALNRKEVLRLAEDRSKDPHDPHKIYEFVNSVGDFPETSPDTDGRFSTSDTQEDILEELLNEMALGSVPDEGASSLAVAPEYPPQLLLSPNLDIPAPYPNPAPPENPLKQLLMPQDDWEFEVTAFYRGRQVFQQTVFCPRGLRLVGSEGGDRTLPGQPITLPDPGAFLADRAAKDYVSRVLSGLGGGLALWRQGQRLCAQRLGPCHTYWAVGEELLPDSGRGPDGEVPKETEGSVFNLGPFVADLIAFINGSGRSPRYTFWFCIAEPWPQHQPWTKKLVMVKVVPTCLRALLEMARVGGASSLENTVDLHISNSQPLSLTSEQYKAYLQDLVEDMDF, translated from the exons ATGACGAGAAAGTCGTTTTCATTTCAAGAAATCTGCAGCAAACGGAGCTCCACCGCCCTTGAAGGCTCAGCTGACggtaaggggtgggggtggggtgcagctcCGTGTTCGCGCGCTATGGGACCCAAAGCCAGGGGTGGCCCCAGCACCCTGCgcgccccgccccgtcccgctAG GCCCGACATGGGATCCCAAAAGCCTCGGatcctgccttggctggtgtctCAGCTGGACGAGGGGCAGCTGGAGGGCGTGGCTTGGCTGGACCAGAGCCGCAGGCGCTTCCGCATCCCCTGGAAGCACGGTTTGCGGCAGGATGCCCAGCAGGAGGACTTCGGCATCTTCCAG gcctgggcagaggccagcGGTGCCTACATTCCTGGGAGAGATAGGCCTGACCTGCCAACCTGGAAGAGGAATTTCAGGTCTGCCCTGAACAGGAAGGAAGTGTTGCGTTTAGCTGAGGACCGGAGCAAGGACCCCCACGACCCGCACAAGATCTATGAGTTTGTGAACTCAG TTGGGGACTTCCCTGAGACTTCTCCGGACACCGATGGCAGATTCAGTACCTCCGACACCCAG gaaGACATTCTGGAGGAGTTACTGAATGAAATGGCCTTGGGCTCAGTTCCAGATGAGGGGGCCTCGAGCCTGGCTGTGGCCCCTGAATACCCCCCTCAGCTCTTGCTGAGCCCCAACTTAGACATTCCTGCTCCCTACCCAAACCCAGCGCCCCCTGAAAACCCACTGAAGCAGCTGTTGATGCCCCAGGACG ACTGGGAGTTCGAGGTGACTGCCTTCTACCGGGGTCGCCAAGTCTTCCAGCAGACGGTCTTCTGCCCGAGGGGCCTGCGGCTGGTGGGGTCAGAAGGAGGGGACAGGACACTCCCCGGGCAGCCGATAACACTGCCAGACCCTGGGGCGTTCCTGGCAGACAGGGCCGCGAAGGACTATGTGAGTCGTGTGCTGAgcggcctgggcgggggactCGCTCTGTGGAGGCAAGGGCAGCGGCTCTGCGCCCAGAGGCTGGGCCCCTGCCACACATACTGGGCTGTGGGCGAGGAGCTTCTCCCCGACAGCGGCCGCGGGCCTGATGGCGAGGTCCCCAAAGAGACGGAAGGAAGCGTGTTCAACCTGGGGCCATTTGTGGCAG ATCTGATTGCCTTCATCAATGGAAGCGGACGCTCACCGCGCTACACCTTCTGGTTCTGCATAGCGGAGCCATGGCCCCAGCACCAGCCGTGGACCAAGAAGCTAGTGATGGTCAAG GTTGTCCCCACGTGCCTCAGGGCTCTGCTGGAAATGGCGCGGGTCGGGGGGGCCTCCTCGCTGGAGAACACCGTGGACCTGCACATTTCCAACAGCCAGCCTCTCTCCCTCACGTCGGAGCAGTACAAGGCCTATCTGCAGGACCTGGTCGAGGACATGGATTTCTAG
- the IRF3 gene encoding interferon regulatory factor 3 isoform X1, giving the protein MTRKSFSFQEICSKRSSTALEGSADGKGWGWGAAPCSRAMGPKARGGPSTLRAPPRPARPDMGSQKPRILPWLVSQLDEGQLEGVAWLDQSRRRFRIPWKHGLRQDAQQEDFGIFQAWAEASGAYIPGRDRPDLPTWKRNFRSALNRKEVLRLAEDRSKDPHDPHKIYEFVNSAVGDFPETSPDTDGRFSTSDTQEDILEELLNEMALGSVPDEGASSLAVAPEYPPQLLLSPNLDIPAPYPNPAPPENPLKQLLMPQDDWEFEVTAFYRGRQVFQQTVFCPRGLRLVGSEGGDRTLPGQPITLPDPGAFLADRAAKDYVSRVLSGLGGGLALWRQGQRLCAQRLGPCHTYWAVGEELLPDSGRGPDGEVPKETEGSVFNLGPFVADLIAFINGSGRSPRYTFWFCIAEPWPQHQPWTKKLVMVKVVPTCLRALLEMARVGGASSLENTVDLHISNSQPLSLTSEQYKAYLQDLVEDMDF; this is encoded by the exons ATGACGAGAAAGTCGTTTTCATTTCAAGAAATCTGCAGCAAACGGAGCTCCACCGCCCTTGAAGGCTCAGCTGACggtaaggggtgggggtggggtgcagctcCGTGTTCGCGCGCTATGGGACCCAAAGCCAGGGGTGGCCCCAGCACCCTGCgcgccccgccccgtcccgctAG GCCCGACATGGGATCCCAAAAGCCTCGGatcctgccttggctggtgtctCAGCTGGACGAGGGGCAGCTGGAGGGCGTGGCTTGGCTGGACCAGAGCCGCAGGCGCTTCCGCATCCCCTGGAAGCACGGTTTGCGGCAGGATGCCCAGCAGGAGGACTTCGGCATCTTCCAG gcctgggcagaggccagcGGTGCCTACATTCCTGGGAGAGATAGGCCTGACCTGCCAACCTGGAAGAGGAATTTCAGGTCTGCCCTGAACAGGAAGGAAGTGTTGCGTTTAGCTGAGGACCGGAGCAAGGACCCCCACGACCCGCACAAGATCTATGAGTTTGTGAACTCAG CAGTTGGGGACTTCCCTGAGACTTCTCCGGACACCGATGGCAGATTCAGTACCTCCGACACCCAG gaaGACATTCTGGAGGAGTTACTGAATGAAATGGCCTTGGGCTCAGTTCCAGATGAGGGGGCCTCGAGCCTGGCTGTGGCCCCTGAATACCCCCCTCAGCTCTTGCTGAGCCCCAACTTAGACATTCCTGCTCCCTACCCAAACCCAGCGCCCCCTGAAAACCCACTGAAGCAGCTGTTGATGCCCCAGGACG ACTGGGAGTTCGAGGTGACTGCCTTCTACCGGGGTCGCCAAGTCTTCCAGCAGACGGTCTTCTGCCCGAGGGGCCTGCGGCTGGTGGGGTCAGAAGGAGGGGACAGGACACTCCCCGGGCAGCCGATAACACTGCCAGACCCTGGGGCGTTCCTGGCAGACAGGGCCGCGAAGGACTATGTGAGTCGTGTGCTGAgcggcctgggcgggggactCGCTCTGTGGAGGCAAGGGCAGCGGCTCTGCGCCCAGAGGCTGGGCCCCTGCCACACATACTGGGCTGTGGGCGAGGAGCTTCTCCCCGACAGCGGCCGCGGGCCTGATGGCGAGGTCCCCAAAGAGACGGAAGGAAGCGTGTTCAACCTGGGGCCATTTGTGGCAG ATCTGATTGCCTTCATCAATGGAAGCGGACGCTCACCGCGCTACACCTTCTGGTTCTGCATAGCGGAGCCATGGCCCCAGCACCAGCCGTGGACCAAGAAGCTAGTGATGGTCAAG GTTGTCCCCACGTGCCTCAGGGCTCTGCTGGAAATGGCGCGGGTCGGGGGGGCCTCCTCGCTGGAGAACACCGTGGACCTGCACATTTCCAACAGCCAGCCTCTCTCCCTCACGTCGGAGCAGTACAAGGCCTATCTGCAGGACCTGGTCGAGGACATGGATTTCTAG
- the IRF3 gene encoding interferon regulatory factor 3 isoform X4, translated as MALGSVPDEGASSLAVAPEYPPQLLLSPNLDIPAPYPNPAPPENPLKQLLMPQDDWEFEVTAFYRGRQVFQQTVFCPRGLRLVGSEGGDRTLPGQPITLPDPGAFLADRAAKDYVSRVLSGLGGGLALWRQGQRLCAQRLGPCHTYWAVGEELLPDSGRGPDGEVPKETEGSVFNLGPFVADLIAFINGSGRSPRYTFWFCIAEPWPQHQPWTKKLVMVKVVPTCLRALLEMARVGGASSLENTVDLHISNSQPLSLTSEQYKAYLQDLVEDMDF; from the exons ATGGCCTTGGGCTCAGTTCCAGATGAGGGGGCCTCGAGCCTGGCTGTGGCCCCTGAATACCCCCCTCAGCTCTTGCTGAGCCCCAACTTAGACATTCCTGCTCCCTACCCAAACCCAGCGCCCCCTGAAAACCCACTGAAGCAGCTGTTGATGCCCCAGGACG ACTGGGAGTTCGAGGTGACTGCCTTCTACCGGGGTCGCCAAGTCTTCCAGCAGACGGTCTTCTGCCCGAGGGGCCTGCGGCTGGTGGGGTCAGAAGGAGGGGACAGGACACTCCCCGGGCAGCCGATAACACTGCCAGACCCTGGGGCGTTCCTGGCAGACAGGGCCGCGAAGGACTATGTGAGTCGTGTGCTGAgcggcctgggcgggggactCGCTCTGTGGAGGCAAGGGCAGCGGCTCTGCGCCCAGAGGCTGGGCCCCTGCCACACATACTGGGCTGTGGGCGAGGAGCTTCTCCCCGACAGCGGCCGCGGGCCTGATGGCGAGGTCCCCAAAGAGACGGAAGGAAGCGTGTTCAACCTGGGGCCATTTGTGGCAG ATCTGATTGCCTTCATCAATGGAAGCGGACGCTCACCGCGCTACACCTTCTGGTTCTGCATAGCGGAGCCATGGCCCCAGCACCAGCCGTGGACCAAGAAGCTAGTGATGGTCAAG GTTGTCCCCACGTGCCTCAGGGCTCTGCTGGAAATGGCGCGGGTCGGGGGGGCCTCCTCGCTGGAGAACACCGTGGACCTGCACATTTCCAACAGCCAGCCTCTCTCCCTCACGTCGGAGCAGTACAAGGCCTATCTGCAGGACCTGGTCGAGGACATGGATTTCTAG